A stretch of DNA from bacterium:
AAACGCGCCCTCTATAACAACCTGATGCTGGATCTCAAGGGGACTGCCGCCGATACGGCGGCTACTACAGTAGGACGCGATCCGCTGTCGTTATTTGGGACCGATGGGGTGCATCAGTTGATTGAGCGTGTCATCCGGATTGACGATACCGTGCGCCGGGTCCGCCCGAACGCTTTCCGCGGCAACCGCGCGAAAGAGAATGTCATCAAGGCCGCGTTGCTACCTCTACTGGGGAATGACATGAGCGAGGTGGAGCGCATCTTCCGCATCATTGTTGCCCAGCCGGAGTACTGATGAAAGCACAGCTCCAGCTGGGGAATGTTGCCGTCGACGTGGTTTGGAAGGATATCAGGAATGTTCACCTCAGCGTGCATCCGCCGACCGGGCGGGTGACGATCTCGGCGCCTACCCGTCTGAGTCTTGATGCCCTCCGCGTTTTTGCCATCTCCAAGTTCGGCTGGATCCGGCGGCAGGCTGAAAAATTGGTGGAGCAGGAGCGGGAAGCACCACGTGAATATCTTAATCGCGAAAGTCATTACGTCTGGGGGCGGCGATACTTGTTGAAGGTCATTGAGGCAAATTCGGTGCCCTCGGTGGTATTGAGTCATAACCGGATGATGATGCAGGTGCGGCCGGAGCGGGATCAGGCCAGCAGGCAGGAAGTTCTTGACGCGTGGTATCGCGAGCAGCTTAAGGCCGCGTTACCCGCCTTGGTTGCCAAATGGCAGCGGTTACTGGGTGTGCAAGTGGAGCGGTGTTTTGTGCAACGCATGAAAACCAAGTGGGGCAGTTGCAACCCCCGGGCCCGGACGATACGCTTGAACACCGAACTCGCCAAAAAGCCCAGGGAGTGCCTTGACTACATTGTCCTGCATGAGATGGTTCACCTGTTGGAACCGACGCACTGTGCAAACTTTGTCAAATTGATGGATCAGTTTATGCCCAAATGGCAGCATTACCGGGACATCCTTAACCGCTTGCCGGTGCGGTATGAATTTGGAGTGCGGCGGCTTGACGCCTCCTAATTTCCTGTTGGCAATCCATTCTATTGCGGTGTAAATTTATCCACATTGATTTTTCCTCCTCGGGCAAAAAGGGGTGGAGGATGTGTTGTGTAAAGGATATGGGGTATGACCGAACTATTGATTTCGCGGATGCAATTTGGAGTTTCGATTGGAATTCATTATTTGTTTCCCATTACGACACTGGGGTTGACGCTGTTCATTGTTATTTTTGAGACACTTTACATTGTAAAAAGACAGAATCAGGATCGTGCCATATCTGCGTTTCTGGTGAAGCTGCTAGGTTTGATTTTTGTGGCAGGGGTGGCGACCGGGTTGATGATGCCTTTTTCGATGGGCGCGAACTGGGCCCGTTTCTCCACATATGCCGGTGCGGTGCTGGGCGCCCTTATTTCGGTGGAGGCCATTACCGCCTTCGCACTCGAATCCGCCTTTATCTCAATCCTCTTGTTCGGGCGTGATCGTGTGTCTCCTTTCGTCTATTGGCTGTCGGCGGTGCTCGTATTTATCGGGGCGCATCTATCCGGCTTCTGGATTGTGGCGGCCAACTCCTGGCTGCAAACTCCGGCAGGCTACGCCCTGGAAGATGGCCGCGTCGTGCTGACAAGTTTAAGTCAGGCGCTGTTCAACCCTTCGACCCTGATCCGTTTTGCGCATGTGGTGACGGCGGCCTGGCTGGTGGGCGCCTTTTTCACGGCGGGGATCGCCGCATATTATTTGGCCCGTTCCCGGCATGAAGCCTTTGCTAAAAAGCTACTGTCAGTCGCCTTGCCACTTGCGTTGGTGCTGGCGGTGTCCCAGCCGATTCTGGGGCATTTCCATATCATGGAGGTGTTGGGAAATAATCCCGAAAAAGATGCCGCTTATGAAGGGATCTTTAAGTCGGTTAATGGAGCTCCATTGCTGTTATTCGGGATCCCTGATGAGGAGAATCAGGTGATTCACTTTCCCGTGGGCGCGCCCTATGTGTTGAGTTTATTGGAGTCAGGTGATCCGATGGGGCGCGTGAAAGGACTTGAGGAGTTCCCTCGCGAGAATTGGCCACCGGTGAATGTGATCTTCACCACATTCCATCTGATGATCGTGCTGGGGGTGGTCATGATTGCGGTCGCTGCTCTCGGGGTGTTTCTGCTGTGGCGCCAAAAGCTTTATACCGCTCGCTGGTATTTGTTGCTTTTGCCCTGGCTGATTCCGCTTCCCTATTTGGCTAATGAGATAGGGTGGATTGGGACTGAGATCGGACGCCAGCCCTGGATTATCTATGGCGTCATGCGAACGGCGAATGCCTCAACAATCACGTTGCCCCTGTGGCAGTTGAGTGTGTCCTTTGTGGGCATCACTTTGGTTTATTTGGTGATAACGGTGCTGACATTTGTATCCGTAAAGAAGCTCGTACACAACGGGCCAAAGGTAGGATAAATTATGGATTCATCATTTTATCAGAATGGTGTGTTCTTTCTCGTCATTCTGTTTTTCTATTTATTTTCCATCCTGGACGGATTTGATTTTGGCATTGGGATGATGCTTCCCTTCGCCCGAGGCAAGGGGGAAGCCGCTCGCCTGGTATCGCATATTGCTCCCTTTTGGGATGGCAACGAGGTATGGCTGGTCATAGGAGCTGGGTTTGTTATTGGCGCATTTCCGGCGGTGATGGGGCTGTTGTTGGGCACTATTTATCTCCCCTTTTTGCTCCTGATTGTCGGGCTCATCTTGCGGGCCATGGCGCTGGAGTATTCCTATCATGATCTCAAGCACCAGCGTATGTGTCATCTGATTGCCGCCGCAGGCAGTTTT
This window harbors:
- a CDS encoding SprT family zinc-dependent metalloprotease, with translation MKAQLQLGNVAVDVVWKDIRNVHLSVHPPTGRVTISAPTRLSLDALRVFAISKFGWIRRQAEKLVEQEREAPREYLNRESHYVWGRRYLLKVIEANSVPSVVLSHNRMMMQVRPERDQASRQEVLDAWYREQLKAALPALVAKWQRLLGVQVERCFVQRMKTKWGSCNPRARTIRLNTELAKKPRECLDYIVLHEMVHLLEPTHCANFVKLMDQFMPKWQHYRDILNRLPVRYEFGVRRLDAS
- a CDS encoding cytochrome ubiquinol oxidase subunit I; amino-acid sequence: MTELLISRMQFGVSIGIHYLFPITTLGLTLFIVIFETLYIVKRQNQDRAISAFLVKLLGLIFVAGVATGLMMPFSMGANWARFSTYAGAVLGALISVEAITAFALESAFISILLFGRDRVSPFVYWLSAVLVFIGAHLSGFWIVAANSWLQTPAGYALEDGRVVLTSLSQALFNPSTLIRFAHVVTAAWLVGAFFTAGIAAYYLARSRHEAFAKKLLSVALPLALVLAVSQPILGHFHIMEVLGNNPEKDAAYEGIFKSVNGAPLLLFGIPDEENQVIHFPVGAPYVLSLLESGDPMGRVKGLEEFPRENWPPVNVIFTTFHLMIVLGVVMIAVAALGVFLLWRQKLYTARWYLLLLPWLIPLPYLANEIGWIGTEIGRQPWIIYGVMRTANASTITLPLWQLSVSFVGITLVYLVITVLTFVSVKKLVHNGPKVG